The Candidatus Margulisiibacteriota bacterium genome includes the window TCGCGGCCGAGCTAAAAGCGGCGCATAATATCTCTTTAGCGGACTCTTGGATAGCGGCAACGGCCAAAAAGCATAACGCGACTTTGGTCCATCGGGACCCAGAGTTTGAGCCGCTAAAAAAGAGCCTTGATTCTTTGATTTTGCCTTATAAATAGAAGATATTTTAGTTGCAGAGCAATTTAGTCGCCTTTATTGGTTTTCCCCCTGTACGTATTTAACTTTTTTGCACTCTTTTACGCCTTGTCCATTTTCTTTGTCCGGCAACAAAGAAAATGGACGAAAAGAAAATGCCTCGCGCATTTCGATTTTTCTTAAGGTAGGCGAAATGCGCAGAACACGCTGAATTTATACGACGCAATTTGCACGATTAATGAGTAAAGCTTTCAAGCGGGTCTTTCGGTTGGAAGGACAGACATTTTTGTCCCTATTGGTTACGGTGCATTTTAAGGTCAATAAGCCTTCAATGGTTTTCTACTTAGGCATGGCATGTTTGAAAAACAGGAATAAAATCAAATGTGGCATTTTGTGATAGAATTATTTAAGAAGTATTAGCCGTGGCAAGGAGTGAAATATGTATCAAGTAATATTTAAGCTTGACGGCGTAACCATTGATAACATTCAATTAGGCATTAAGAGTAACGATGAAATACCTCGTATTTTTAATGAACTTAGGAAAATTAGCGATGTTGAGGTGATAGACAAAGAAGAAGATATTAAGAAATATGTGGAGGACATGGACAGGAATCATTTTCAAACTAACCTCCCTATTTTTATAGGATTAAAAAACTTAGGTAGTACGATTGAAAAAATAGGAAATGAAATTAAGAATACATTTCAAATTTAATGGCTTTTAGTTGTTGTTCTAATGTTGGCCGACTCTCGACGGCAAAACGATGGTATAATAAACTAAATGTGTTACGCTATCCCCGGGAAGGTCACAGAGATTAATGGAAAAACGGTCACCGTTGACTACTTTGGCGAGAAAAAAACCGCTATCAACGAGCTTTCAAAAATTAAAATTGGCGACTATGTTTTTGCCCAGGGTGGTTTTGTTATTTCCCCTGTTGCGGAAAAAGAAGCGCTTGAAACGCTAGAAGCCTGGCAAGAACTTTTTTTTGCCTTGAAAGAGACCGATATGCGAATGTCTCGCCTGACAAGAGGGGCCATAGGGGTTGATAAAAAGTTTAGCGCCATTCTCGATAAAGCGGCCGAAGGGAGAGAACTGAAACGCGAAGAACTATTGACCCTCCTTAAAACTGAAGATCCGGCCGAACAAGAGCTTCTATATAAGACCGCCAACTTCCTCCGCCAAAAATACTTGTCCAACTCGTGTTGTGTTCACGGGATAATCGAATTCTCCAGTTACTGCCAAAACGATTGCGCCTATTGCGGGATCCGCCGGAGCAATACGATGCTGAAACGCTACCGGATGAGCGACGACGATATTTTAAGGGCGGCAGGCGAAGCGATCGAAAAGTATGGCTTTAAGGCGCTGGTCCTCCAAGCGGGTGAGGACCCTGAATATACGATTGAGCGCCTGGTCGCGCTGATCAAAGAGATAAAGCGGCGCCATGCCGTCCTGATCTTTATCTCGGTTGGCGAGGTCGGCAAAGAAGGGCTAGCCGCATTGTACGAAGCGGGAGCGCGAGGCTTGTTGATGAGATTTGAAACCAGCAACCCCCAGCTTTACGAGAACCTCCACCCAGGAGACAAACTGCAGGACCGGATCGATGCACTAAAACATGCTTATGAAATTGGTTATCTTATCTTGACCGGCGGGTTGATCGGTCTGCCGGCCCAAACCGATGAAGACCTGCTAAACGATATATTGCTTACTAAGGAGCTCCATGCTGAAATGTTCTCCTTTGGACCGGTCCTGCCGGAAGGGCCAAAGACCAGCCTGGTGCTTAAAACCTTGGCGGTGGCGAGGATCGTTGATCCGGTCAACGCCAAGATCCTGGTTACGACCGGCTTTGAAACGCTCGACCAAGAGGCGCGGCGTTTTGGTTTGTTGGCGGGATGTAATTCGGTTATGTTGAACGTTACTCCGATGAAATATCGGAAACTCTACAGCATTTATCCCGATCGGGCGCATGTTGAGGAAGAGATTGGCGCGCAGATCAAAGAAACCTTGGACCTTTTGCAATCACTAGGTCGGGCGCCGACTGATTTGGGGATTTAATCTTTTAGATTAAAAGAAATGACCTCTAATTATAAAAATAATATCCCCCTTGATAAATGGTATAATTTCCCTTGTGAGTAAGAAAAAACTACAGGCATATAATCAAATAGTTGACATCTCAAATTGGCCTATTGATGATGTTTATTCAGGCATGTATCCAAAAGGAGCAAGAGAGAAAATTGCTTGTTTTTGCCCAAAAGAGGGGTACGAATTTTTAATTCTGAATAGAGACAGTAAATATAGACATAGATATTTATACAAACTATCTAGGTCAGCTTATCCTTCACAGTTTTGGGCGGAAATTGTTGCGTATAGATTCGGTTGTCTTATCGGGGTGAAGGTTCCACCTGCTTTTGTTGCTATTAATGATAAGGATCACAATTGTGGTGCATTAATAGAGTTTTTCTTTAAGGATTATCCTTATGGGGACGAACAATACTATGTTGATGGTGGAATGTTCATGAAAAAATTAATTCCTGATTACGATTTAAAAAAAGGAACACAGCATAATTTTGAAACAGTAGAACGACTTCGGGTGTTGTGTGATAATTGGTACGAAGAATGGGCAAAAATATTTACTTTTGATGCATTAATTGGCAATACTGATCGGCATCAAGACAATTGGGGATTAATTGGAAAGCTTAGGGACGCAACTCACGGGAAATTTGTGCTTTCGCCTGCTTTTGATAATGGGACAAGCTTGGGGCATGAAATTAATGAAGAAAATTTGTATAAATTTAACACAAATAAGGTTAGTGATTACATTAATCGTGGCCCAAATCATATGAAATGGAAAATGACCGATGAAAAAAGACCTCTAATGTTTGATTTTATTCGGATGTTTTGCTTAAATAAACCAGAGCAAAGGGAATTAATGTTGAAATGCATCTCGTTTTCTATCGATAATGTTAGGGAACTAATATATGAGTTAACAAAGTTTGATGTAAAATGTAGGTTGTCGGAGAAACGCGCAGAGTTTATGGTACAATTAATTCAAGCAAGACAAGCAAAACTAAGGGAAATATTGGAAAACAAATGAAGTGGATTGAAAATATAATTGAACCCCATCGATTGTTATTAACTTGGCAACCGTCTGACACAAAAAATCGCTTACGAAGGATAATTGGAGAATTAATTAATGACGGAGAAAAAGTGAAAATGAATTATTTGATTGGCACAAAAGATTATGAAGAGGCAAAAAAATTAGGATTTAATGGGTTTGCTTCTTTTTCTCTTGACTCGACAACATACGATAATGTTTTAGATGTATTTATGAAGCGGTTGCCGCCGCGAAATCGTAGCGATTTTAATAAATATATGGAAGCCATTCGTATCCCTATTGACAAGCAAATATCAGATTTTGCTTTATTAGGATATTCTGGGGCAAGATTGCCGGATGACGATTATACAATTGTGCACCCTTTTGAGAATGTGCAAGGGCGATGTGAAGTTTTAACTGAAATATGTGGCTTTCGGCACAATGAAGGGGTTAAAAACGTCGATGAGCTAGAGATTGGACAAGCTGTTTTTTTAGCAAAAGAACCCAACAATCAATTCGATTCACTTGCCGTAAAAATTATGTTTAATAACAAGCGCTTAGGATATATTAATAGGGTGCAGATTCAAGCATTTAATGAATGGATTAATAATAATTCTATTGAAGAAGTGACGATTGAAAAAATAAATGGTTCCAAGGAAAGTCCAAAG containing:
- the hypC gene encoding HypC/HybG/HupF family hydrogenase formation chaperone; translation: MCYAIPGKVTEINGKTVTVDYFGEKKTAINELSKIKIGDYVFAQGGFVISPVAEKEALETLEAWQELFFALKETDMRMSRLTRGAIGVDKKFSAILDKAAEGRELKREELLTLLKTEDPAEQELLYKTANFLRQKYLSNSCCVHGIIEFSSYCQNDCAYCGIRRSNTMLKRYRMSDDDILRAAGEAIEKYGFKALVLQAGEDPEYTIERLVALIKEIKRRHAVLIFISVGEVGKEGLAALYEAGARGLLMRFETSNPQLYENLHPGDKLQDRIDALKHAYEIGYLILTGGLIGLPAQTDEDLLNDILLTKELHAEMFSFGPVLPEGPKTSLVLKTLAVARIVDPVNAKILVTTGFETLDQEARRFGLLAGCNSVMLNVTPMKYRKLYSIYPDRAHVEEEIGAQIKETLDLLQSLGRAPTDLGI
- a CDS encoding HipA domain-containing protein — its product is MSKKKLQAYNQIVDISNWPIDDVYSGMYPKGAREKIACFCPKEGYEFLILNRDSKYRHRYLYKLSRSAYPSQFWAEIVAYRFGCLIGVKVPPAFVAINDKDHNCGALIEFFFKDYPYGDEQYYVDGGMFMKKLIPDYDLKKGTQHNFETVERLRVLCDNWYEEWAKIFTFDALIGNTDRHQDNWGLIGKLRDATHGKFVLSPAFDNGTSLGHEINEENLYKFNTNKVSDYINRGPNHMKWKMTDEKRPLMFDFIRMFCLNKPEQRELMLKCISFSIDNVRELIYELTKFDVKCRLSEKRAEFMVQLIQARQAKLREILENK
- a CDS encoding HIRAN domain-containing protein, with product MKWIENIIEPHRLLLTWQPSDTKNRLRRIIGELINDGEKVKMNYLIGTKDYEEAKKLGFNGFASFSLDSTTYDNVLDVFMKRLPPRNRSDFNKYMEAIRIPIDKQISDFALLGYSGARLPDDDYTIVHPFENVQGRCEVLTEICGFRHNEGVKNVDELEIGQAVFLAKEPNNQFDSLAVKIMFNNKRLGYINRVQIQAFNEWINNNSIEEVTIEKINGSKESPKVYVFVKVNNKT